From a region of the Streptomyces sp. NBC_00193 genome:
- a CDS encoding RNA polymerase sigma factor SigF: protein MTVPASTAPEVPPQQDPQQQESQPGSLPGSQPGPQPSESHVPPQQEAPEEPTGAPVPQRTQSRGADTRALTQVLFGQLKDLQPGTSEHSRVRGALIEANIPLVRYAAARFRSRNEPMEDVIQVGTIGLINAIDRFDPERGVQFPTFAMPTVVGEIKRYFRDNVRTVHVPRRLHELWVQVNAATEDLTTLHGRTPTTPEIAERLRISEDEVLSCIEAGRSYHATSLEAAQEGDGLPGLLDRLGYEDPELAGVEHRDLVRHLLVQLPEREQRILLLRYYNNLTQSQISAELGVSQMHVSRLLARSFARLRSANRIEA from the coding sequence GTGACCGTGCCGGCCAGTACTGCGCCCGAGGTGCCGCCCCAGCAGGACCCGCAGCAGCAGGAGTCCCAGCCCGGGTCCCTGCCCGGGTCCCAGCCGGGGCCCCAGCCGTCGGAGTCCCACGTCCCGCCCCAGCAGGAGGCCCCCGAGGAGCCCACGGGCGCCCCCGTCCCCCAACGGACACAGAGCCGGGGCGCCGACACCCGGGCCCTCACCCAGGTCCTCTTCGGGCAGCTGAAGGACCTGCAGCCGGGCACCAGCGAGCACTCCCGGGTCCGCGGGGCGCTCATCGAGGCCAACATCCCGCTCGTCCGGTACGCGGCGGCCCGCTTCCGCAGCCGCAACGAGCCGATGGAGGACGTGATCCAGGTCGGCACGATCGGGCTAATCAACGCGATCGACCGGTTCGACCCCGAGCGCGGGGTGCAGTTCCCGACCTTCGCGATGCCGACCGTCGTGGGCGAGATCAAGCGGTACTTCCGCGACAACGTCCGCACCGTCCACGTCCCGCGCCGCCTCCACGAGCTCTGGGTCCAGGTCAACGCCGCCACGGAGGACCTCACCACCCTGCACGGCCGCACCCCGACCACCCCCGAGATCGCCGAGCGGCTGCGCATCAGCGAGGACGAGGTGCTCTCCTGCATCGAGGCCGGCCGCAGCTACCACGCGACCTCCCTGGAGGCCGCCCAGGAGGGCGACGGGCTCCCCGGCCTGCTCGACCGCCTCGGCTACGAGGACCCCGAGCTGGCCGGCGTGGAACACCGCGACCTGGTCCGCCACCTCCTCGTACAACTGCCCGAGCGGGAGCAGCGGATCCTCCTCCTGCGGTACTACAACAATCTGACCCAGTCGCAGATCAGCGCCGAGCTCGGCGTCTCACAGATGCACGTCTCCCGACTCCTCGCCCGGAGCTTCGCCCGGCTGAGATCCGCAAACAGGATCGAGGCCTAA
- a CDS encoding cell wall metabolism sensor histidine kinase WalK, protein MAAGEPRRTRRPRRPGRPGRPSGPRRPRWSRRPWSLRTRLVVSAVALIAVVGAAISTVTTVALRSYLVDKVDEQLRVSVEMASRPGAGKFPRENNNLGVVMGPGSPLGAVGVRFDAEGKAVESVRSQRSAAVGGSGSGSGSGPGAHPPLTPDQTSVLAGAAHKAADRSPGDAVELQLPGLGRYRVLASPVGNVGSAGGSVGSVVLGFPLAEADSTVHTLIAVEVFVTLAGLIAASLAGQVLVGVALRPLRRVAATATRVSELTLHSGEPALHERVPDAEADPRTEVGQVGAALNRMLGHVSSALTARQQSETRVRQFVADASHELRTPLASIRGYAELTRRGREEPGPDTRHALGRIESEAARMTGLVEDLLLLARLDAGRPLSMCDTDLAPLVVDAVSDARAAGHDHHWRLELPEDPALVHADPARIQQVLVNLLANARTHTPPGTTVTAHVSRETSAVRLRIEDDGPGIPPELLPHVFERFARGDASRSRSAGSTGLGLAIVAAVVSAHGGHVDVRSAPGHTSFEVRLPLAAPAAPAASPAVIAAAKPHAAKPHAAKPRAAQPNAAKPHSQTGHRVSTQR, encoded by the coding sequence ATGGCGGCCGGAGAGCCCCGGCGCACCCGCCGTCCCCGCCGGCCGGGCCGCCCCGGGCGCCCCTCCGGCCCCCGCCGCCCCCGGTGGAGCCGGCGGCCCTGGTCGCTGCGGACCCGGCTCGTCGTCTCGGCGGTGGCCCTCATCGCCGTCGTCGGCGCGGCCATCAGCACCGTCACCACCGTCGCGCTGCGCTCGTACCTGGTCGACAAGGTCGACGAACAGCTGCGCGTCTCCGTCGAGATGGCGAGCCGCCCCGGCGCGGGCAAGTTCCCCCGGGAGAACAACAACCTCGGCGTCGTCATGGGACCCGGATCCCCGCTGGGGGCCGTCGGGGTCCGCTTCGATGCCGAGGGCAAGGCCGTCGAGAGCGTCCGCAGCCAGCGCAGCGCCGCCGTCGGCGGGTCGGGGTCCGGGTCCGGGTCAGGGCCCGGCGCTCACCCGCCCCTCACCCCGGACCAGACCTCCGTCCTCGCCGGGGCCGCGCACAAGGCCGCGGACCGCAGTCCGGGCGACGCGGTCGAACTGCAGCTGCCCGGCCTCGGCCGCTACCGGGTGCTGGCTTCGCCCGTCGGCAACGTCGGCAGTGCGGGCGGCAGCGTCGGCAGCGTCGTGCTCGGGTTCCCGCTCGCCGAGGCCGACTCCACCGTGCACACCCTGATCGCGGTCGAGGTCTTCGTGACCCTCGCCGGGCTGATCGCCGCCTCCCTCGCCGGACAGGTCCTGGTCGGCGTCGCCCTGCGCCCGCTGCGCCGGGTCGCCGCCACCGCCACCCGGGTCTCCGAACTCACCCTGCACAGCGGCGAGCCCGCCCTCCACGAGCGGGTCCCCGACGCCGAGGCCGACCCCCGTACCGAGGTCGGACAGGTGGGCGCGGCCCTCAACCGGATGCTGGGCCACGTCTCCTCGGCGCTGACCGCGCGCCAGCAGAGCGAGACCCGGGTACGGCAGTTCGTGGCCGACGCCAGCCACGAACTGCGCACCCCACTGGCCTCGATCCGCGGGTACGCCGAACTGACCCGCCGGGGCCGCGAGGAGCCGGGCCCCGACACCCGGCACGCCCTCGGGCGGATCGAGTCCGAGGCCGCCCGGATGACCGGTCTGGTGGAGGACCTGCTGCTGCTGGCCCGACTCGACGCGGGCCGCCCGCTGTCCATGTGCGACACCGATCTGGCCCCGCTGGTCGTGGACGCCGTCAGTGATGCCCGGGCCGCCGGCCACGACCACCACTGGCGCCTGGAACTACCCGAGGATCCCGCGCTCGTCCACGCCGACCCGGCGCGGATCCAGCAGGTGCTGGTGAACCTGCTGGCCAACGCCCGGACGCACACCCCGCCCGGCACCACCGTCACGGCGCATGTTTCACGTGAAACATCCGCCGTCCGCCTCCGGATCGAGGACGACGGCCCCGGCATCCCGCCCGAGCTGCTGCCTCACGTCTTCGAGCGCTTCGCCCGCGGCGACGCCTCCCGCTCCCGTTCGGCGGGCTCCACCGGCCTCGGCCTGGCCATCGTGGCTGCCGTGGTCTCGGCCCACGGCGGCCACGTCGACGTCCGCAGCGCCCCCGGCCACACCTCCTTCGAGGTCCGGCTGCCCCTGGCCGCCCCGGCGGCCCCCGCCGCCTCGCCCGCCGTCATCGCCGCCGCGAAGCCGCACGCCGCGAAGCCGCACGCCGCGAAGCCGCGCGCCGCACAGCCGAACGCCGCGAAGCCGCACTCACAGACGGGCCACAGGGTCAGCACACAGCGGTGA
- a CDS encoding MDR family MFS transporter, translating to MATTTPTGVRGGGRPETTSDSAPMTHPQIMKALSGLMLGMFVAILSSTIVSNALPQIIGDLGGTQSSYTWVVTAALLSMTAATPLWGKLSDLFSKKLLVQISLVIYVLGSMVAGMSQNTGMLIACRVVQGIGVGGLSALAQIVMAAMISPRERGRYSGYLGAVFAVATVGGPLLGGVITDTSWLGWRWCFYVGIPFAVIALIVLQRTLHLPVVRRDVKVDWLGAFLISGAVSALLIWVTQAGTSYDWISWQTAAMTGGAVVLGLLFLLVESKASDPIIPLRLFRNKTISLASAASLFVGIAMFSGTVFFSQFFQLARGESPTMSGILTIPMIGGLFVSSTVSGQVITKTGKWKAWLVSGGVLLTAGLGLLGTLRYDTPYWHIAIFMALTGLGLGMMMQNLVLASQNQVAAEDLGAASSVVTFFRSLGGAMGVSALGAVMANRVTHYVQDGLAALGPKAAALGHGGTGGGAIPDLGKLPEPFRTVVESAYGHGVGDVFLYAAPTALLALVLVVFIKEVALKSKPAAHEPAAASAE from the coding sequence ATGGCTACGACCACACCCACCGGTGTGCGGGGAGGCGGCCGGCCGGAGACCACGTCCGACAGCGCGCCCATGACCCACCCGCAGATCATGAAGGCGCTCTCCGGGCTGATGCTCGGCATGTTCGTGGCGATCCTGTCCTCCACGATCGTCTCCAACGCCCTGCCCCAGATCATCGGCGACCTCGGCGGCACCCAGTCCTCGTACACCTGGGTGGTCACGGCCGCCCTGCTCTCGATGACGGCGGCGACCCCGCTGTGGGGCAAGCTGTCCGACCTCTTCAGCAAGAAGCTGCTGGTCCAGATATCCCTGGTGATCTACGTCCTCGGCTCGATGGTCGCGGGCATGTCCCAGAACACCGGCATGCTCATCGCCTGCCGCGTGGTCCAGGGCATCGGCGTCGGCGGGCTCTCCGCCCTCGCCCAGATCGTGATGGCCGCGATGATCTCCCCGCGCGAGCGCGGCCGGTACAGCGGCTACCTCGGCGCGGTCTTCGCCGTCGCCACCGTCGGCGGCCCGCTGCTCGGCGGGGTCATCACCGACACGAGCTGGCTCGGCTGGCGCTGGTGCTTCTACGTCGGCATCCCCTTCGCCGTCATCGCCCTGATCGTGCTCCAGCGCACCCTGCACCTGCCCGTCGTCCGGCGCGACGTCAAGGTCGACTGGCTCGGCGCCTTCCTGATCAGCGGCGCCGTCTCGGCCCTGCTGATCTGGGTGACCCAGGCCGGCACCTCGTACGACTGGATCTCCTGGCAGACCGCGGCGATGACCGGCGGCGCCGTCGTCCTCGGCCTGCTCTTCCTCCTGGTCGAGTCCAAGGCGAGCGACCCGATCATTCCGCTGCGCCTCTTCCGCAACAAGACCATCAGCCTCGCCTCGGCGGCCTCGCTGTTCGTCGGCATCGCGATGTTCTCGGGCACCGTGTTTTTCAGCCAGTTCTTCCAGTTGGCCCGCGGCGAGTCCCCGACGATGTCCGGAATCCTCACGATTCCGATGATCGGCGGACTCTTCGTCTCCTCCACCGTTTCCGGTCAGGTGATCACCAAGACCGGCAAGTGGAAGGCCTGGCTCGTCTCCGGCGGTGTGCTCCTGACGGCCGGACTCGGCCTGCTGGGCACCCTGCGGTACGACACCCCGTACTGGCACATCGCGATCTTCATGGCACTGACCGGCCTCGGCCTCGGCATGATGATGCAGAACCTGGTCCTCGCCTCCCAGAACCAGGTGGCCGCCGAGGACCTCGGCGCCGCCAGCTCGGTCGTCACCTTCTTCCGCTCGCTCGGCGGCGCGATGGGCGTCTCCGCGCTCGGCGCGGTCATGGCCAACCGGGTCACCCACTACGTCCAGGACGGCCTCGCCGCACTCGGCCCGAAGGCGGCGGCCCTGGGCCATGGCGGAACCGGCGGGGGCGCGATCCCCGACCTCGGCAAGCTGCCCGAGCCCTTCCGCACGGTCGTCGAGTCCGCGTACGGGCACGGCGTCGGCGACGTCTTCCTCTACGCCGCCCCCACCGCGCTGCTCGCACTGGTGCTGGTGGTGTTCATCAAGGAGGTCGCCCTCAAGTCGAAGCCGGCGGCCCACGAGCCGGCAGCCGCCTCGGCGGAGTAG
- a CDS encoding MarR family winged helix-turn-helix transcriptional regulator encodes MTPVAPTPTTRYAELARQLTGIGAVKRDLARLLPPDCPPGSAAVLTVLDRHGEMRLGRLSEYLAIDISVTSRHVAHTADRGWITRDTDPGDARCRILRLTPAGRALLTELGTRHTTALEKALADWSDADVDHLNILLARLRSGFTLPDS; translated from the coding sequence GTGACACCCGTAGCGCCCACGCCGACGACCCGTTACGCCGAACTGGCCCGTCAGCTCACCGGCATCGGCGCCGTCAAGCGCGACCTCGCCCGCCTCCTGCCCCCCGACTGCCCGCCCGGTTCGGCGGCCGTGCTCACCGTGCTCGACCGGCACGGCGAGATGCGGCTCGGCCGCCTGTCCGAGTACCTGGCCATCGACATCTCCGTGACCAGCCGGCACGTCGCGCACACCGCCGACCGCGGCTGGATCACCCGCGACACCGACCCCGGCGACGCACGCTGCCGGATCCTGCGCCTGACCCCGGCCGGCCGCGCGCTCCTCACCGAGCTCGGCACCCGCCACACCACGGCGCTGGAGAAGGCCCTGGCCGACTGGTCCGACGCGGACGTCGACCACCTCAACATCCTGCTGGCCCGACTCCGCTCGGGCTTCACGCTTCCAGACAGCTAG
- a CDS encoding RNA polymerase sigma factor SigF → MSVDQGSSQVLTLVKQREVPAVSHRSEAIDTRIDTRTLSRSLFKRLAGLDADSPERTYVRDTLIELNLPLVRYAAARFRSRNEPMEDIVQVGTIGLIKAIDRFDCERGVEFPTFAMPTVVGEIKRFFRDTSWSVRVPRRLQELRLALTKASDELAQKLDRSPTVPELAAVLGVSEEDVVDGLAVGNAYTASSLDSPSPEDEGGEGSLADRLGYEDTALEGVEYRESLKPLLAKLPPRERQIIMLRFFANMTQSQIGEEVGISQMHVSRLLTRTLAQLRVGLIGE, encoded by the coding sequence ATGTCCGTAGACCAGGGCAGCTCACAGGTGCTCACGCTCGTCAAGCAGCGTGAAGTGCCGGCAGTGTCCCACCGCTCGGAAGCCATCGACACCCGGATCGACACCCGCACCCTCTCCCGCTCCCTCTTCAAGCGGCTCGCCGGCCTCGACGCGGACAGTCCCGAGCGGACCTACGTGCGCGACACCCTGATCGAGCTGAACCTCCCCCTCGTGCGCTACGCGGCGGCCCGCTTCCGGAGCCGCAACGAGCCCATGGAGGACATCGTCCAGGTCGGCACGATCGGGCTGATCAAGGCCATCGACCGGTTCGACTGCGAACGCGGCGTGGAGTTCCCGACCTTCGCCATGCCGACGGTCGTCGGCGAGATCAAACGGTTCTTCCGGGACACCTCCTGGTCCGTGCGCGTCCCGCGCCGGCTCCAGGAGCTGCGCCTCGCCCTCACCAAGGCCAGCGACGAGCTCGCCCAGAAGCTCGACCGCTCGCCGACCGTGCCGGAGCTCGCAGCCGTGCTCGGGGTCTCGGAGGAGGACGTCGTCGACGGCCTCGCCGTCGGCAACGCGTACACCGCCTCCTCGCTCGACTCGCCCTCCCCCGAGGACGAGGGCGGCGAGGGCTCCCTCGCGGACCGGCTCGGGTACGAGGACACCGCGCTGGAGGGCGTCGAGTACCGCGAGTCGCTCAAGCCCCTGCTGGCCAAGCTCCCGCCCCGGGAGCGGCAGATCATCATGCTGCGGTTCTTCGCGAACATGACCCAGTCGCAGATCGGCGAGGAGGTCGGCATCTCCCAGATGCACGTCTCCCGGCTGCTCACGCGCACGCTCGCGCAGCTCCGCGTCGGCCTGATCGGCGAGTAG
- a CDS encoding glycosyltransferase encodes MPTDTSPGALPVRAPLAPVPGEPVLDVVIPVFNEETDLGPCVRRLHEHLTRTFPYPFRITIADNASTDRTPEVAADLAASVAGVRSTRLEQKGRGRALRTVWGESDAPVLAYMDVDLSTDLNALLPLVAPLISGHSDLAIGTRLARSSRVVRGAKREFISRAYNLFLRSSLSARFSDAQCGFKAIRREVATRLLPLVEDSGWFFDTELLVLAERAGLRIHEVPVDWVDDPDSTVHIARTAAEDLKGVWRVGRALAVGALPLDRLARPFGDDPRDRAALPGVPRGLARQLLGFCAVGALSTLLYLLLYSAARTAAGPQLANAAALLLSAVANTAANRRLTFGVRGRARAVRHQAQGLVVFAIGLALTSGSLAALGAANAAPGHSTELAVLVTANLAATVLRFLLFRAWVFPERRATPAKDHS; translated from the coding sequence ATGCCTACCGACACCTCTCCCGGAGCGCTCCCGGTACGGGCGCCCCTCGCGCCCGTACCGGGCGAGCCCGTCCTCGACGTGGTGATCCCGGTCTTCAACGAGGAGACGGACCTCGGCCCCTGCGTGCGCAGGCTCCACGAGCACCTCACCCGGACCTTCCCGTACCCCTTCCGCATCACCATCGCCGACAACGCGAGCACCGACCGCACCCCGGAGGTCGCGGCCGATCTCGCGGCCTCCGTGGCCGGGGTGCGCAGCACCCGGCTGGAGCAGAAGGGCCGCGGCCGGGCCCTGCGCACCGTGTGGGGGGAGTCGGACGCGCCCGTCCTGGCGTACATGGACGTGGACCTCTCCACCGACCTCAACGCCCTGCTGCCGCTGGTCGCCCCGCTGATCTCAGGCCACTCGGACCTCGCCATCGGCACCCGCCTGGCCCGTTCCTCGCGGGTGGTCAGGGGAGCGAAGCGGGAGTTCATCTCCCGCGCCTACAACCTGTTCCTGCGCTCCTCGCTCTCCGCCCGCTTCAGCGACGCCCAGTGCGGCTTCAAGGCGATCCGCCGCGAGGTCGCGACCCGGCTGCTGCCGCTCGTGGAGGACTCCGGCTGGTTCTTCGACACCGAGCTGCTCGTCCTCGCCGAGCGGGCCGGGCTGCGGATCCACGAGGTCCCCGTGGACTGGGTCGACGACCCCGATTCCACCGTGCACATCGCCCGCACCGCCGCCGAGGACCTCAAGGGCGTCTGGCGCGTGGGCAGGGCGCTGGCCGTCGGCGCGCTCCCGCTGGACCGGCTCGCCCGCCCCTTCGGGGACGATCCGCGCGACCGCGCCGCCCTGCCCGGCGTGCCGCGCGGGCTGGCCCGCCAGCTCCTGGGCTTCTGCGCGGTCGGAGCCCTGTCGACCCTCCTCTACCTGCTCCTCTACTCCGCGGCCCGGACCGCCGCGGGCCCCCAGCTCGCCAACGCCGCCGCGCTGCTGCTCTCCGCCGTCGCCAACACCGCCGCCAACCGCCGGCTCACCTTCGGCGTCCGCGGCCGGGCCCGCGCCGTGCGCCACCAGGCCCAGGGGCTCGTGGTGTTCGCCATCGGACTGGCCCTGACCAGCGGATCGCTCGCCGCCCTCGGAGCCGCCAACGCCGCGCCCGGGCACAGCACCGAGCTGGCCGTCCTGGTCACCGCCAACCTCGCCGCCACCGTGCTGCGGTTCCTGCTCTTCCGTGCCTGGGTCTTCCCCGAACGGCGCGCCACTCCCGCGAAGGACCACTCCTGA
- a CDS encoding glycosyltransferase family 39 protein, with product MTTAALPLHPPSPAAPSHRAARAHAARPGWERPAYLGLLLATGVLLLWDLGASGYANSFYSAAVQAGGESWKAFFFGSSDAGNSITVDKPPAALWPMMLSVRLFGLGAWQILVPQALMGVGTTAVLYAAVRRQFGPVAALISGAVFALTPVAALMFRFNNPDALLTLLMTVTVYCVLRALDGAHTKWLVWAGVAVGFAFLTKTLQAFVILPPLALLYAVCAPTGLRRRLGQLLLSTLAMVVAGGWWVAVVELWPASSRPYIGGSQTNSFLELTLGYNGLGRINGEETGSVGGGGRTAAEGMAGGTGGGGGMSWGETGIDRMFSSNIGGQIGWLLPAALILLVAGLVVTWRARRATDSLEGMARAAFLAWGGALLITAVVFSFMQGIFHEYYTVALAPYIAALVGMGIAVLWEERGSRAASLTLSGTLALTSYWAFVLLGRSAEYVPWLRWSVLAVGLGTALLLPFTARLGRRTALGVAAVGLGVALAGPLAYCLTTVSTPHTGSIVTAGPAVAGGRGGPGGGMRGFEMPGGGAMPGGGAAPQGMPPGATAQGGGQAPGGQAPGGQAPGGQAPGGQAPGGNRPADDGRSTRTGGGPGGGGMGGLLGGTKTSAEATAALRADADRYTWAAAAIGSQNAASYQLASQQPVMPLGGFNGSDPSPTLEQFKEYVSAGKIHYFIGQSDAGTDGAADGGETGGGAETRTLVRVGGGPGGGVSSSIETWVRANFKASTIGGATFYDLTAPISQTS from the coding sequence ATGACCACGGCAGCGCTACCGCTCCACCCGCCCTCCCCGGCCGCCCCGTCGCACAGGGCCGCCCGGGCGCACGCCGCGCGGCCCGGCTGGGAACGCCCCGCCTACCTCGGGCTGCTCCTCGCCACCGGCGTCCTGCTGCTGTGGGACCTGGGGGCCTCCGGCTACGCCAACTCCTTCTACTCCGCCGCGGTCCAGGCCGGCGGCGAGAGCTGGAAGGCCTTCTTCTTCGGCTCCTCCGACGCGGGGAACTCGATCACCGTCGACAAACCCCCGGCCGCGCTGTGGCCCATGATGCTGTCCGTCCGGCTCTTCGGGCTCGGGGCCTGGCAGATCCTCGTCCCGCAGGCCCTCATGGGCGTCGGAACGACCGCCGTGCTCTACGCGGCCGTACGCCGTCAGTTCGGCCCGGTGGCGGCCCTGATCAGCGGAGCCGTCTTCGCGCTCACGCCCGTGGCCGCGCTGATGTTCCGCTTCAACAACCCCGACGCACTGCTGACCCTGCTGATGACCGTCACCGTGTACTGCGTCCTCCGGGCCCTGGACGGAGCGCACACCAAGTGGCTCGTCTGGGCCGGGGTCGCGGTCGGCTTCGCCTTCCTGACCAAGACCCTGCAGGCCTTCGTCATCCTGCCGCCCCTCGCCCTGCTGTACGCGGTCTGCGCGCCGACCGGGCTGCGCAGGCGCCTCGGACAGCTGCTGCTCTCCACCCTCGCGATGGTGGTGGCCGGCGGCTGGTGGGTGGCGGTCGTCGAACTGTGGCCCGCCTCCTCCCGCCCGTACATCGGGGGCTCGCAGACCAACTCCTTCCTGGAACTGACCCTCGGCTACAACGGCCTCGGCCGGATCAACGGCGAGGAGACCGGCAGCGTCGGAGGCGGCGGCCGCACGGCCGCCGAGGGCATGGCCGGCGGCACCGGTGGCGGCGGCGGGATGAGCTGGGGAGAGACCGGCATCGACCGGATGTTCTCCTCCAACATCGGCGGCCAGATCGGCTGGCTGCTGCCCGCCGCGCTGATCCTGCTCGTCGCGGGCCTCGTGGTCACCTGGCGGGCCCGCCGGGCCACCGACTCGCTGGAGGGCATGGCCCGCGCGGCCTTCCTGGCCTGGGGCGGGGCGCTGCTGATCACCGCGGTGGTCTTCAGCTTCATGCAGGGCATCTTCCACGAGTACTACACCGTCGCGCTGGCCCCCTACATCGCCGCCCTGGTCGGCATGGGAATCGCCGTCCTCTGGGAGGAGCGGGGCAGCCGGGCCGCCTCCCTCACGCTCTCCGGGACCCTCGCACTCACGTCGTACTGGGCCTTCGTGTTGCTCGGTCGCTCCGCGGAGTACGTGCCGTGGTTGCGCTGGTCGGTCCTCGCTGTCGGACTCGGCACGGCCCTGCTGCTGCCGTTCACCGCGCGGCTGGGCCGCCGCACCGCACTCGGCGTGGCGGCAGTCGGCCTGGGCGTGGCCCTGGCCGGTCCCCTCGCGTACTGCCTGACCACGGTGAGCACCCCGCACACGGGCTCGATCGTCACGGCGGGCCCCGCGGTCGCGGGCGGCCGAGGCGGCCCCGGCGGCGGGATGCGCGGCTTCGAGATGCCGGGCGGGGGCGCGATGCCCGGCGGCGGAGCTGCACCCCAGGGCATGCCCCCGGGCGCCACCGCCCAGGGCGGCGGCCAGGCCCCAGGCGGCCAGGCCCCAGGCGGCCAGGCCCCCGGCGGCCAGGCTCCGGGCGGCCAGGCTCCCGGCGGCAACCGCCCCGCCGACGACGGCCGGAGCACCCGGACGGGCGGCGGCCCGGGCGGAGGCGGCATGGGCGGCCTGCTCGGCGGGACGAAGACCAGCGCCGAGGCCACGGCCGCGCTGCGCGCCGACGCGGACCGGTACACCTGGGCGGCGGCCGCCATCGGCTCGCAGAACGCGGCGAGTTACCAGCTCGCTTCGCAGCAGCCGGTGATGCCCCTCGGCGGCTTCAACGGCAGCGACCCCTCGCCGACCCTGGAGCAGTTCAAGGAGTACGTGAGCGCCGGGAAGATCCACTACTTCATCGGCCAGAGCGACGCGGGAACCGATGGTGCCGCAGACGGCGGCGAGACCGGCGGCGGCGCGGAGACCCGCACCCTGGTCCGCGTCGGGGGCGGCCCCGGCGGGGGCGTGAGCAGCTCCATCGAGACCTGGGTCAGGGCCAACTTCAAGGCCTCCACCATCGGCGGAGCCACCTTCTACGACCTCACCGCACCGATCTCGCAGACGTCCTGA